In Jejubacter calystegiae, the following are encoded in one genomic region:
- a CDS encoding AraC family transcriptional regulator, translated as MPSHYHTFNTLSAHRAQLRDSLVLGSGIQLASWFNNKDTITQRSDHHTLSLYVADGYETWLKVPGGWRNGGGPGRFCLMPEQSEYTWDVRGDLSFVHLYCTDWHLRAVAEQVWDRGPAQLSLEEKTFAEDERIAWMYRHLLLSCDWRQQANQLQFSSAATLLLIHLVQHYSTVRWRLPTVTGGLAPVVLRRVEAWIETHLGDAITLAMLAREADLSEFHFARMFSRSMGMAPHRYVMQRRLLRAEQLVRHSRLPLTEVALGCGFSSASHFSNRFRAAFGATPSRLRAAGR; from the coding sequence ATGCCATCGCATTACCACACCTTTAACACGCTCAGCGCACACCGGGCGCAGCTGCGCGATAGCCTGGTGTTGGGCTCTGGTATTCAGCTTGCATCCTGGTTCAACAATAAGGACACCATCACCCAGCGTTCCGATCACCACACGTTGAGTCTGTATGTGGCGGACGGTTATGAAACCTGGCTTAAGGTGCCTGGCGGCTGGCGCAACGGCGGTGGACCGGGGCGTTTCTGCCTGATGCCGGAGCAGAGCGAATATACCTGGGACGTGCGTGGCGATCTCTCTTTTGTCCATCTCTACTGTACCGACTGGCATCTGCGGGCGGTGGCCGAGCAGGTCTGGGATCGCGGCCCGGCGCAGCTCAGCCTGGAAGAGAAGACCTTTGCCGAAGATGAGCGTATCGCCTGGATGTACCGCCATCTGCTGCTAAGCTGCGACTGGCGCCAGCAGGCTAACCAGCTACAGTTCAGTAGCGCAGCGACCTTATTGCTGATTCATCTGGTGCAGCACTACAGTACGGTACGCTGGCGCCTGCCTACGGTGACCGGCGGGCTGGCCCCGGTGGTACTACGCCGGGTGGAAGCGTGGATCGAAACGCATTTGGGAGACGCCATTACCCTGGCGATGCTGGCCCGGGAAGCGGATCTCAGCGAGTTCCACTTTGCACGTATGTTCAGCCGTTCGATGGGGATGGCGCCGCACCGCTATGTGATGCAGCGCCGCCTGCTGCGGGCCGAACAGCTGGTGCGTCACAGCCGCCTGCCATTAACGGAGGTAGCCCTGGGCTGCGGATTCAGTTCCGCCAGCCATTTTAGTAACCGCTTTCGCGCGGCCTTTGGCGCCACGCCGTCTCGGCTACGGGCGGCGGGTCGCTGA
- a CDS encoding DMT family transporter: protein MPFILYALVVAIWGTTWIAIVMQLGTAPIAVSIFWRFAIAALVMTLIARLCGRLQRLSLRDRLFCLAQGCCVFGFNFLCFYHAAEWINSGLESVIFSMAVLFNAINSFLFFRIRPPVSFFPAALLGAAGIILLFWRDLSAPRIEPGLFIGIGLSALGTLGFSLGNMISLRHQRRGLDILTTNSQAMLYGALVMGLLALSQGANFMPPLSARYLGSLLYLALFGSVIAFGAYFTLVSRIGADQAAYSILLFPLVALAISTLYEGYVWHPSAVAGLLLILTGNLVMFARPERLLFRLRGTA, encoded by the coding sequence ATGCCTTTTATTCTTTACGCCCTGGTGGTCGCCATCTGGGGCACCACCTGGATAGCCATTGTCATGCAGCTCGGAACGGCGCCGATCGCCGTCTCCATCTTCTGGCGTTTCGCCATCGCGGCGCTGGTGATGACGCTTATCGCCAGGCTGTGCGGCCGTTTGCAGCGCCTGTCGTTGCGCGATCGGCTGTTTTGCCTGGCACAGGGCTGCTGCGTGTTCGGCTTTAACTTTCTCTGCTTCTACCACGCCGCCGAATGGATCAACAGCGGACTGGAATCGGTCATTTTTTCAATGGCGGTGCTGTTTAACGCAATTAACAGCTTCCTGTTTTTCAGGATTCGCCCGCCGGTCAGTTTCTTTCCGGCTGCGCTGCTGGGTGCTGCCGGTATCATACTACTGTTCTGGCGCGATCTGAGCGCGCCCCGTATTGAACCAGGGCTCTTTATCGGCATCGGGCTGAGCGCGCTGGGCACGCTGGGTTTTTCGCTGGGCAATATGATTAGTCTGCGCCACCAGCGGCGCGGGCTGGATATTCTGACCACCAATAGTCAGGCGATGCTGTATGGAGCGCTGGTGATGGGGTTACTGGCGTTAAGCCAGGGGGCGAACTTTATGCCGCCGCTGTCGGCACGCTATCTGGGCTCCCTGCTCTATCTGGCGCTGTTTGGTTCGGTTATCGCCTTTGGCGCTTACTTTACGCTGGTCAGCCGCATCGGCGCCGATCAGGCGGCTTACAGCATCCTGCTGTTTCCGCTGGTAGCGCTGGCTATTTCCACCCTCTACGAAGGCTACGTTTGGCACCCCAGCGCGGTTGCCGGTCTGCTGCTGATTCTGACCGGCAACCTGGTGATGTTCGCCCGGCCGGAGCGCCTGTTGTTCAGGCTCCGCGGCACGGCATAA
- a CDS encoding mechanosensitive ion channel family protein produces the protein MTFIDKINILPVLMSTSFWIGVATVVLVTLIVYWLINRLLALVHRTIQSWGESRTTARDYRYLLFDVLNKTNKLLMFVVAFLISLRFVSLPANLGSTLSHAWFLVLALQVAIWLDQAVQSWLHHVIYTPGTRKNPVTLVILGVILRAIVWSMMLLSILANAGVDITALVASLGVGGIAIALAVQTVLSDVFASLSIGFDKPFEIGDFIVFNDVAGTIEHIGLKTTRIRSLSGEQIVCGNAILLQQIIHNYKRMQTRRIVFSFGVSLSTPPEKLRQIGDMVKQIVTDVGETTFDRAHLLGFESDRLSFEVVHIVSTADYNRYMDIQQEINIRLIEQLAENDIRLALPSIVVVDSQGPRQAAA, from the coding sequence ATGACGTTCATCGATAAGATAAATATACTGCCGGTGCTGATGTCGACATCGTTCTGGATTGGCGTGGCGACCGTGGTACTGGTGACGCTCATTGTTTACTGGTTGATAAACAGGCTGCTGGCCCTGGTGCACCGCACCATTCAGTCCTGGGGAGAGTCGCGCACCACCGCCCGCGACTACCGCTATCTGCTGTTCGACGTGCTGAACAAGACCAACAAACTGCTGATGTTTGTGGTCGCCTTCCTGATCAGTCTGCGCTTTGTCTCACTGCCGGCCAATCTTGGCAGTACCCTGAGCCATGCGTGGTTCCTGGTGCTGGCGCTCCAGGTCGCCATCTGGCTGGATCAGGCGGTGCAGTCCTGGCTGCATCACGTGATATACACCCCGGGCACCCGTAAGAATCCGGTGACCCTGGTGATTCTGGGCGTTATTCTGCGGGCGATCGTCTGGTCGATGATGCTGCTGTCGATCCTGGCCAATGCCGGGGTGGATATTACCGCGCTGGTTGCCAGTCTGGGGGTTGGCGGTATCGCTATCGCGCTGGCGGTGCAGACCGTACTGAGCGATGTGTTCGCCTCGCTTTCTATCGGTTTTGATAAGCCGTTCGAGATTGGCGACTTCATTGTATTCAATGATGTCGCCGGTACCATCGAGCATATCGGGCTGAAAACCACCCGTATCCGCAGCCTGAGCGGCGAGCAAATTGTCTGCGGCAACGCCATTCTGTTGCAGCAAATTATCCATAACTACAAGCGGATGCAGACCCGACGCATCGTCTTTTCCTTTGGCGTCTCACTGTCCACGCCGCCGGAAAAACTGCGTCAAATTGGCGATATGGTGAAGCAGATTGTGACCGATGTGGGCGAAACCACCTTTGATCGCGCCCATCTGCTGGGGTTTGAAAGCGATCGCCTGAGCTTCGAAGTAGTGCATATCGTCAGTACCGCCGACTATAACCGCTATATGGATATTCAGCAGGAGATCAATATCCGGTTAATTGAGCAACTGGCGGAAAATGATATCCGGCTGGCGCTGCCGAGTATTGTGGTGGTGGATTCACAGGGGCCGCGCCAGGCGGCCGCCTGA
- a CDS encoding carbonic anhydrase family protein yields MRYPIPLNPSRRQFFKHSAAVSAMAVTGIAGLSAPQLSFAAAMTKTQRDAMTPAEIVEGLKQGNLRFRQGKMLQHDYLDEQRTSKAGQFPSTVILSCIDSRVPAEIVLDTGIGEIFNTRVAGNGQNDDILGSLEYACTVSGAKVLLVMGHTSCGAIKGAINGVKLGHLTALVQAIRPAVENTPWEGERSIASPGFVDAVARTHVMMTMEQIRRRSPVLSEMENKGDIVILGAMYSLEGGQVDFFS; encoded by the coding sequence ATGCGTTATCCAATCCCCCTTAATCCCAGCCGTCGTCAGTTTTTTAAACACAGTGCCGCGGTTTCCGCCATGGCGGTGACCGGTATTGCCGGGCTCAGCGCACCGCAGTTGAGTTTTGCCGCAGCCATGACGAAAACACAGCGCGACGCGATGACGCCTGCCGAAATCGTAGAAGGCCTGAAGCAGGGCAATCTGCGATTCCGACAGGGAAAAATGTTGCAGCATGATTATCTGGATGAACAACGTACCAGCAAGGCCGGTCAGTTTCCCTCTACGGTGATTCTGAGTTGTATTGATTCGCGAGTACCGGCGGAAATTGTGCTGGATACCGGCATTGGTGAAATCTTTAACACCAGAGTCGCGGGTAATGGCCAGAATGATGATATTTTGGGCAGCCTGGAGTATGCCTGTACGGTGTCCGGCGCCAAAGTGCTGCTGGTCATGGGGCACACCTCATGTGGCGCCATTAAAGGCGCCATTAACGGCGTTAAATTGGGTCATCTGACCGCCCTGGTACAGGCGATACGGCCCGCGGTAGAAAACACGCCCTGGGAAGGTGAACGGAGCATCGCCAGCCCGGGGTTTGTCGATGCCGTAGCCCGCACCCACGTGATGATGACGATGGAACAGATCCGTCGCCGTAGCCCGGTATTGTCCGAAATGGAAAACAAAGGCGATATCGTCATTCTTGGGGCGATGTACAGTCTGGAGGGAGGACAAGTCGACTTCTTTAGCTAA
- the tehB gene encoding tellurite resistance methyltransferase TehB — translation MTPRDENYFTDKYGLTRTHSEVLEAMQWLTPGRTLDVGCGNGRNSLYLAARGFDVTAWDKNPTSIANVQRIAQEEGLDNLNASIVDLNGLTFDGEYDFILSTVVMMFLAPETIPGLIGSMQAATRPGGYNLIVAAMDTDDYPCTVGFPFAFRQGELSRYYEGWELLKYNEDVGELHRTDANGNRIKLRFATLFARKI, via the coding sequence ATGACCCCGCGTGATGAAAACTATTTTACCGACAAATATGGTCTGACCCGCACCCACTCGGAAGTGCTGGAGGCGATGCAGTGGCTAACCCCAGGCCGCACGCTGGACGTGGGCTGTGGCAATGGCCGCAACAGCCTCTATCTGGCAGCGCGCGGCTTTGATGTGACCGCCTGGGATAAAAATCCGACCAGCATTGCCAACGTCCAGCGTATCGCTCAGGAAGAGGGGCTGGATAACCTGAACGCCAGCATTGTCGATCTGAACGGGCTGACCTTTGATGGCGAGTACGACTTTATACTTTCCACCGTGGTGATGATGTTCCTGGCGCCGGAAACCATTCCAGGGCTCATCGGCAGCATGCAGGCCGCTACCCGTCCCGGTGGCTATAACCTGATTGTCGCGGCCATGGATACCGACGATTACCCCTGCACCGTGGGCTTCCCTTTTGCCTTTCGTCAGGGCGAACTCAGCCGTTACTACGAAGGCTGGGAGCTGCTGAAATATAACGAAGACGTCGGCGAGTTGCACCGCACCGATGCCAACGGAAATCGGATTAAACTGCGTTTTGCCACCCTGTTTGCAAGAAAAATCTGA
- the tehA gene encoding dicarboxylate transporter/tellurite-resistance protein TehA — MQKSSEPRQILNLPAGYFGMVLGILGMGFAWRYAATIWPLSPRISDGLIASGIAIWLLLSLSFLWRLVRYTSTVLEEIRHPLKSSFVSLFPATTMLVAIGVVPWLRPLALGLFAVGVVAQLGYAAWQSAGLWRGTHPTEATTPGLYLPTVACNFISAMACGALGWPAAGSLFLGAGVFSWLSLEPAILQRLRSAGEVPPAARSSLGIQMAPALVACSAWLSVNGGKGDIFAHMLFGYGLLQLLFMVRLMPWYLTQPFNASLWSFSFGLSALATTALHLGHEQPDGVFHWLAIPLFIFSNLIIGLLMVQTLILLCQGKLLLREPHPAPCYNKELS, encoded by the coding sequence ATGCAGAAATCATCCGAACCTCGTCAGATCCTCAATCTGCCCGCCGGTTACTTTGGTATGGTGTTGGGCATTCTGGGTATGGGGTTTGCCTGGCGCTATGCCGCCACGATCTGGCCGCTGTCACCGCGTATTAGCGATGGGCTGATCGCCTCGGGGATAGCCATCTGGCTGCTGTTGAGTCTGAGCTTTCTCTGGCGACTGGTGCGTTACACCAGCACCGTACTGGAAGAGATCCGCCATCCGTTGAAGAGCAGCTTTGTCAGTCTGTTTCCGGCCACCACTATGCTGGTGGCGATCGGCGTTGTTCCCTGGCTGCGGCCGCTGGCGCTGGGGCTGTTCGCGGTGGGTGTGGTGGCGCAGCTCGGTTACGCCGCCTGGCAGAGCGCCGGTCTGTGGCGCGGTACCCATCCCACCGAAGCTACCACCCCCGGGCTCTATCTGCCGACGGTAGCCTGCAACTTTATTAGCGCCATGGCCTGCGGCGCCCTCGGCTGGCCGGCGGCCGGCAGCCTGTTTTTGGGGGCTGGCGTTTTTTCTTGGCTGAGCCTGGAGCCTGCCATATTGCAGCGCCTGCGCAGCGCCGGTGAAGTGCCGCCCGCGGCGCGCAGTTCGCTGGGAATTCAAATGGCGCCGGCGCTGGTGGCCTGTAGCGCCTGGCTAAGCGTCAACGGTGGAAAAGGGGATATCTTTGCTCATATGCTGTTTGGCTACGGCCTGCTGCAGCTGCTGTTTATGGTACGGCTGATGCCCTGGTATCTGACGCAGCCGTTTAACGCTTCGCTATGGAGCTTTTCATTCGGCCTGTCGGCGCTGGCAACCACCGCGCTGCATCTGGGACATGAACAACCGGACGGCGTATTCCACTGGCTGGCGATACCGCTGTTTATCTTCTCTAACCTGATTATCGGGCTGCTGATGGTTCAGACCCTAATCCTGCTGTGCCAGGGTAAACTGTTGCTTCGTGAACCGCATCCCGCACCATGCTACAACAAGGAGCTCTCATGA
- the ydcK gene encoding YdcK family protein, giving the protein MQKFRLLEQKRPFTIMQGDVRCTLWLRQLEAITDFADVRAGQRGGWLEEEELLSQSGDCWVYSQNSILYGGAWVTHNARITGECVIGQGAIIDGNALVDSSQVTHHAHIGDQVAVRASQVSGQCQIGDVARVSDSQVIARRGLTAEKHQQLRIADRASVHASRIMHQAQIIDSALVSYAFIEHRACVSGHAVIEGNEENDVWLCDQAWVGERARILAGRGEGQSPTLRYSSRVGGNAQIVGECLLKHRVRVEGDAVLTGGPLQLDDRVSIDGHARVTGNVLIEHRVRLTDEVSVEAWDDETIHIHGDKTLAGSQHITRMPYYGVPG; this is encoded by the coding sequence ATGCAAAAATTTCGTCTGCTGGAACAAAAGCGCCCGTTCACCATTATGCAGGGTGACGTCAGATGTACGCTCTGGCTACGCCAGCTTGAAGCGATTACCGATTTTGCCGATGTCCGGGCCGGGCAGCGCGGTGGCTGGCTGGAAGAGGAAGAGCTACTAAGCCAGTCCGGCGACTGCTGGGTGTACAGTCAAAACAGCATTCTGTATGGCGGCGCCTGGGTCACCCATAACGCCCGCATTACTGGTGAATGCGTTATCGGCCAGGGGGCGATTATCGACGGCAATGCGCTGGTGGATAGTTCACAGGTCACCCATCACGCCCACATCGGCGACCAGGTTGCGGTACGCGCCAGTCAGGTCAGCGGTCAATGCCAGATCGGTGACGTCGCCCGGGTCAGCGACAGCCAGGTCATCGCCCGCCGCGGGCTGACGGCGGAAAAACACCAGCAGCTACGTATTGCCGATCGCGCCAGCGTGCACGCTTCGCGCATTATGCATCAGGCGCAAATCATCGACAGCGCGCTGGTCAGCTACGCCTTTATTGAACACCGGGCCTGCGTAAGCGGTCATGCGGTGATAGAGGGTAACGAAGAGAATGATGTCTGGCTGTGCGATCAGGCCTGGGTAGGAGAGCGGGCACGCATCCTGGCCGGGCGCGGCGAAGGTCAGAGTCCGACCCTGCGTTACAGCTCCCGGGTCGGCGGCAATGCGCAGATCGTGGGCGAATGCCTGCTTAAACATCGGGTGCGGGTGGAAGGCGATGCGGTGCTCACTGGCGGGCCGCTACAGCTTGACGATCGCGTTAGCATCGACGGCCACGCCCGGGTGACGGGTAATGTGCTGATCGAGCATCGGGTTCGCCTGACGGATGAGGTTAGCGTCGAAGCCTGGGACGATGAAACCATCCATATTCACGGCGACAAAACCCTGGCAGGCAGTCAGCATATTACCCGGATGCCGTATTACGGGGTTCCCGGGTAA
- the arsH gene encoding arsenical resistance protein ArsH → MESFPALNADCFDRQIAEKLQQPEPPRILILYGSVRERSYSRFAAEEAGRLLSAMGAEVKMFNPSGLPLPDDAPETHPKVVELRERVRWCDGMIWSSPERHGAMSAIMKAQIDWISLSEGAVRPSQGKTLAVMQVCGGSQSFNAVNQMRILGRWMRMFTIPNQSSVAKAWQEFDDNGRMKPSSWYDRIVDVAEELFKITLLLKGQTHYLADRYSERVESHQALSARVNQQKI, encoded by the coding sequence GTGGAATCATTTCCGGCCCTGAACGCGGACTGTTTCGACAGGCAGATCGCTGAAAAATTACAGCAACCAGAACCGCCGCGTATTCTGATCCTTTATGGCTCGGTACGGGAACGTTCGTACAGCCGTTTTGCCGCCGAAGAAGCAGGGCGCCTGCTCAGCGCGATGGGCGCAGAGGTCAAAATGTTTAATCCCTCAGGTCTGCCTTTGCCTGACGATGCGCCGGAAACGCATCCGAAAGTGGTTGAACTACGTGAGCGGGTAAGGTGGTGTGACGGCATGATCTGGAGCTCGCCGGAGCGACATGGTGCGATGAGTGCAATAATGAAGGCCCAGATCGACTGGATTTCATTAAGCGAAGGGGCCGTGCGACCGTCTCAGGGTAAAACGCTGGCCGTGATGCAGGTCTGCGGCGGTTCACAGTCCTTCAACGCCGTAAACCAGATGCGCATTCTGGGGCGCTGGATGCGGATGTTCACGATTCCTAATCAGTCATCGGTGGCGAAAGCCTGGCAGGAATTTGATGACAACGGGCGCATGAAGCCTTCCTCCTGGTACGATCGCATCGTGGACGTTGCCGAAGAGTTGTTCAAGATAACGCTGCTTCTGAAAGGGCAGACCCATTACCTTGCTGACAGATACAGCGAGCGGGTGGAGAGCCATCAGGCGCTCTCGGCGCGTGTTAACCAGCAAAAAATTTAG
- a CDS encoding metalloregulator ArsR/SmtB family transcription factor translates to MLQPVQLFKILSDDTRLAIVMLLRESGELCVCELCGAISASQPKISRHMAILRESELVLDRREGKWIYYRLSPHMPAWAAETITTTWLCLRDDVRDRLAKSAATLC, encoded by the coding sequence ATGCTACAACCCGTTCAGCTTTTCAAAATTCTGTCGGACGATACCCGGCTGGCTATCGTGATGCTTCTGCGCGAATCGGGAGAACTGTGCGTCTGCGAACTCTGCGGGGCTATCTCTGCTTCACAACCTAAGATATCCCGCCATATGGCGATATTACGCGAGTCGGAACTGGTTCTGGATCGCCGGGAAGGGAAATGGATCTACTATCGCCTTTCGCCACATATGCCAGCCTGGGCCGCCGAGACGATAACAACCACCTGGCTGTGTCTGCGGGACGATGTCCGCGACCGGCTGGCCAAATCGGCGGCGACCCTCTGCTAG
- a CDS encoding arsenic transporter, whose translation MLLAGSLFLLTLILVIWQPKGLSIGWSASIGAILALMSGVIHIDDIPVVWHIVWNATATFIAVIIISLLLDESGFFEWAALHVSRWGNGRGRLLFSWIVLLGAAVAALFANDGAALILTPIVIAMLLALGFSRGATLAFVMAAGFIADTASLPLIVSNLVNIVSADFFRLGFAQYASVMIPVTIATIAATLGMLHLFFRKDIPVTYDVTLLKVPASAIKDPATFKTGWVVLVLLLVGFFVLEPMGIPVSAIAATGAAILLAVAQKGHAINTRKVLRGAPWQIVIFSLGMYLVVYGLRNAGLTEYLSGVLNMLADKGLLAATFGTGFLTAFLSSVMNNMPTVLVGALSIDASAASGVIKEAMIYANIIGCDLGPKITPIGSLATLLWLHVLSQKNMTITWGYYFRTGIIMTLPVLFIALATLALRLSVTLFW comes from the coding sequence ATGTTACTGGCCGGGAGTCTTTTTCTACTGACGCTGATTCTGGTTATCTGGCAACCCAAAGGACTGAGCATTGGCTGGAGCGCGAGCATTGGCGCGATCCTCGCCCTGATGAGCGGCGTTATCCATATTGATGATATTCCGGTGGTCTGGCATATCGTCTGGAACGCCACGGCAACCTTTATCGCCGTCATCATTATCAGCTTGCTGCTTGATGAATCCGGTTTTTTTGAATGGGCTGCCCTGCATGTTTCGCGCTGGGGCAACGGGCGTGGGCGTCTGTTGTTTAGCTGGATTGTGTTACTTGGCGCCGCCGTCGCAGCCCTGTTTGCCAACGACGGCGCTGCCCTGATACTGACGCCGATCGTGATTGCTATGTTGCTGGCGCTGGGATTCAGCAGAGGAGCCACCCTTGCCTTCGTGATGGCGGCGGGGTTTATTGCCGACACGGCCAGTCTGCCGCTTATCGTCTCTAATCTTGTGAATATTGTCTCTGCTGACTTCTTCCGGCTTGGCTTTGCGCAATACGCATCGGTCATGATCCCGGTCACTATCGCCACTATTGCAGCCACACTCGGCATGCTGCATCTCTTCTTTCGCAAAGATATCCCGGTAACCTACGACGTGACGCTGCTGAAAGTCCCGGCCAGCGCCATTAAAGATCCTGCCACCTTTAAGACAGGCTGGGTTGTTCTGGTACTGTTGCTTGTGGGTTTCTTTGTGCTGGAGCCCATGGGGATTCCGGTCAGCGCCATTGCGGCAACGGGGGCCGCCATTTTGCTTGCCGTTGCCCAAAAGGGCCATGCCATCAATACCCGAAAAGTATTGCGGGGAGCACCCTGGCAGATCGTCATATTCTCACTGGGAATGTATCTGGTGGTCTACGGCCTGAGAAATGCAGGACTGACGGAATATCTTTCCGGCGTATTGAATATGCTGGCCGATAAAGGCTTGCTGGCGGCCACCTTTGGCACCGGCTTCCTGACCGCATTTCTCTCGTCAGTCATGAATAATATGCCAACGGTACTGGTGGGGGCATTGTCGATAGACGCCAGCGCGGCTTCAGGCGTAATTAAAGAGGCAATGATCTATGCCAATATCATCGGCTGCGATCTGGGTCCTAAAATTACCCCAATTGGCAGTCTGGCAACGCTGTTATGGCTGCATGTCCTGTCACAGAAAAATATGACCATCACCTGGGGATACTACTTCCGCACCGGCATTATCATGACTCTGCCGGTGCTATTTATCGCCTTAGCTACGCTGGCTCTGCGACTATCAGTGACGCTGTTTTGGTAA
- the rimL gene encoding 50S ribosomal protein L7/L12-serine acetyltransferase — translation MQQNKHNWQDEVIEVEQGLILHSVNETFVTPVFELVQRNKAWLQQAMDWPQYVTAQEDTLKTLRGNHMLHHRNYAKMFMILLEQELVGVISFNQIEPTNKAAYIGYWLDQGHQGQGIISRALQAMMKKYSGEGMVRRFAIRCSVNNEASNAVALRNGFTLEGCMKQAEYLNGQFHDQNIYGRIIDTAQSD, via the coding sequence GTGCAGCAGAACAAGCATAACTGGCAGGATGAGGTGATTGAGGTTGAGCAGGGGCTGATTCTGCATTCGGTGAATGAAACCTTTGTGACACCGGTTTTTGAGCTGGTACAGCGCAATAAGGCGTGGCTACAGCAGGCGATGGACTGGCCTCAGTACGTAACGGCCCAGGAAGATACTCTGAAAACCCTGCGCGGCAACCATATGCTTCATCATCGCAATTACGCCAAGATGTTTATGATCCTGCTGGAACAGGAGCTGGTAGGCGTCATCTCTTTTAACCAGATAGAGCCTACCAATAAGGCGGCCTATATTGGCTACTGGCTGGACCAGGGGCACCAGGGGCAGGGGATTATCTCCAGGGCGCTACAGGCGATGATGAAAAAATATTCCGGGGAAGGCATGGTGCGACGCTTTGCTATTCGCTGCAGCGTCAACAATGAAGCCAGCAATGCGGTGGCGTTGCGTAACGGTTTTACCCTGGAAGGCTGCATGAAACAGGCCGAATACCTTAACGGCCAGTTCCACGATCAAAATATCTACGGGCGGATTATCGACACGGCTCAGTCGGACTGA
- a CDS encoding DMT family transporter — MKRTLTGNGNLIGIAGGLLLSTDSLFIRMMGIDNSWAIVLLRGAFMWAVCLLVWLMWRPSRSTLGAPWATRDNLLSVLFFCLASAGFVNALNRGNVATVLVIISATPFVSALISRVLFGARLDRGLLTAALVGMVGVAIVMSGRGGHENGLANLFALGTAVSMALAFIYSSRVEGGTLALPSVGGLLAALLVGVFAGGPVQQTLMQMNSAQWGWALAEGALVMPLAMGLITLSTRYVSPANAGLFLLLETALAPLWIWLVLGQAPTGHALIGGVVIVGAVLVNSLRSRRAELYGEPQS; from the coding sequence ATGAAACGGACGCTAACGGGTAACGGCAATCTTATCGGTATTGCGGGCGGGTTATTGTTGAGTACCGACTCGCTATTTATTCGCATGATGGGGATTGATAACTCCTGGGCCATCGTGCTGCTGCGGGGCGCGTTTATGTGGGCGGTCTGCCTGCTGGTCTGGCTGATGTGGCGGCCTTCGCGCTCTACGCTGGGCGCCCCCTGGGCGACCCGCGACAATCTGCTGTCGGTGCTCTTTTTCTGTCTGGCGTCGGCCGGTTTTGTGAACGCTCTGAACCGGGGCAATGTGGCGACGGTACTGGTGATTATCTCCGCCACGCCCTTTGTATCGGCGCTGATCTCCCGGGTGTTGTTCGGCGCCAGACTGGATCGCGGCCTGCTGACGGCGGCGCTGGTGGGGATGGTCGGAGTGGCGATTGTGATGAGCGGCCGCGGCGGCCATGAAAACGGGCTGGCGAACCTGTTTGCGCTCGGCACCGCAGTTTCAATGGCGCTGGCCTTTATTTATTCCTCCCGGGTAGAGGGGGGAACCCTGGCGTTACCGTCGGTAGGGGGGCTGCTGGCGGCGCTGCTGGTGGGGGTGTTTGCCGGTGGTCCGGTACAGCAGACGCTGATGCAGATGAACAGCGCGCAGTGGGGTTGGGCGCTGGCGGAAGGGGCGTTAGTGATGCCGCTGGCCATGGGGTTGATTACGCTGTCGACCCGCTATGTCTCCCCGGCAAACGCCGGTCTGTTCCTGCTGCTGGAAACCGCGCTGGCGCCGCTGTGGATCTGGCTGGTGCTGGGCCAGGCGCCAACGGGGCACGCGCTTATCGGCGGCGTGGTGATTGTGGGGGCGGTGCTGGTTAACAGCCTGCGCAGCCGTCGGGCGGAGCTTTACGGCGAACCGCAGTCCTAA